The Devosia sp. genome segment GCTGACATCGCCGATTAGATGTGCCGCCCCAACGATGAGAAACGCGCTCTCGTTGTCGGCCAGCATGGTCTCGATCTGCTCGACCCAGTTGCTGTTCCGGATATCGATCAACCGGGCCATTGTATCCTCGTGATAGCCGCCCATCTGGGCCATGAATGCGTCGCCCAGTCCCTCCGGGTGGCCGCCGAGCCAGGCGTCGATCATCGCGTCGATATCGGCCTGCATGGCCGGGGCGGAGTCCAGTGTCGCGACCAGCATGGCCACCTGTTCCTCGTCTGACCCGCCGGCCAGAATACCGATCTGGTCCTCGGGGGATTCGAGATACCCCATGCGTTCCGCCGGTACTTCCGAGGTCACGATCATTTCAACCCCGAGATTGGGATCGTATCCGGCATCTGCCAGCACACCCACGGACAGGGTCGTCGCGGCCATCCATGGGCGCATGGCCAGGAGCAGGGGCATGGGCACGTTGTATTCATTGGCCAGTTCGCGCATGCGATCGATGACATCGCTGGGAACGCGGTCACTCAGCAGCACGCCGCCAGTCGAGAAGCCGAGTTCCATGCTGAGTGGGGTAATGCGCATTTGGGCTTCCGGCCCGATATCGGTTTCGAGGTAAACCCGGTCAGCCTTGGCCAGTACCTTGTCGAAATAGGACGTCCGCCAGTCCGTGCCGGGCGGCAACATGTGCACAGATCCGAACAGCCACACGGAACTGTCGGCGTCCGACACCTTCCAGAGCGCCGGAGCGGCCACGGCCGGAGCCGCGAACGAGAGACCGATCAACAAAGCTAAACACGCGCGAACCATACCACCCTCCGAATAGCTCGAAGGTGCCCGCCCATGATGGCGGTGACAAGGCTGTTTGGGGTCACTTCAGCGTGGAAATTCCGCAAGCACCAAGCAGGCGGAGCTGCCCGGACGTGTCAGTGCGTCCAGGGGGTCTTGCGGTCGGAACGGAAATTGTCCGGATAGCTCACCTTTTTCGGGGTGGCGTCGTGCGCCGCCTGAACCGAATAGGGGATACCGTTTCGCTTTGCATAAGCTTCAGCTTCTTCAAGCGTTTCGAACGACAACTTGATTTGCTGCTGCATGTCGGAGCTGCTCGTATAGCCCATCAGCGGGTCGATGCTGCGCGCAACTTCGGGCTCATAAACGAATACCCAGTTCCGGGACTTGCCCTTGCCCGACTGCATGGCATTGCGTGCGGGGCGATAGATACGAGCGGTCATGCAAAGTCCTCAACACGATGCGAGGCGATTGGTCGGAGTACAAAGATTCGAACTTTGGACCCCCGGTTCCCAAAACCGGTGCTCTACCAGGCTGAGCTACACTCCGAAATCGCGCCTTCCCGTTAGCGCGTTCGTGGTGAAAGGGCAAGCCATTCGCGTGGCTTGTGCAGACTTGACCACGATCCGATACGCGGCACAGATTGCACCATGTTTGATCTGCAGAAGTCCTGGCCGCTTGGCCTCAGCCGAAAATCCTGGCCCTACTTTCTGGTCGGCATGATCGTTATCCTTGCCACCCTGTCGACGATCGACATCGCCGCCTCCCGCGGCGCTATCGCCTGGCCGGACCAATGGCGCGCCCCGTTCTTCTTCATCACCGATTACGGCCTGTCCGACTGGGTGCTGATTCCCAGCCTGGCGCTCATGATCCTGCTGCGCCTGGCGATGTTTCCGATGCAGGGGGTCTGGCGGCAGGCAACCGGCGAGTTGGCGCTGCTTTCCGCATTCATTTTCGTAGGCGTCGGGGGCCCGGGTCTGATGACCAATCTGCTGAAACGCCTGGTCGGGCGGGGCCGGCCAAGTGAATATGACTCCGTCGGTGCCTTTTCATTCCAGAACATTTTCAACGACTGGACGTTTCAGAGCTTTCCCAGCGGGCACTCCGCGACCGCCGTGGCCATGGCCTTTGCCTTTGGCTTTGTGTGGCCGCGCCTTTTTCCGGTGCTGCTGGTCCTTGGCATTGTCGTCGCCATATCGCGCGTGCCGGTGGGGGCTCATTACCCCACCGACGTGTTTGCAGGTGCCGTGGTCGGAATGCTCGGCGCCTATTTGGTCCGCAACCTGTTCGCCCGCAAGGGTTGGCTATTTGCCGTCTCGGCCGATGGGCATGTTGTCCGTAAACCCTTGACGGGGCTACGCCAATTGCTTCAGCGCACCGAGGCGTAGCGGTCCAGG includes the following:
- a CDS encoding phosphatase PAP2 family protein; protein product: MFDLQKSWPLGLSRKSWPYFLVGMIVILATLSTIDIAASRGAIAWPDQWRAPFFFITDYGLSDWVLIPSLALMILLRLAMFPMQGVWRQATGELALLSAFIFVGVGGPGLMTNLLKRLVGRGRPSEYDSVGAFSFQNIFNDWTFQSFPSGHSATAVAMAFAFGFVWPRLFPVLLVLGIVVAISRVPVGAHYPTDVFAGAVVGMLGAYLVRNLFARKGWLFAVSADGHVVRKPLTGLRQLLQRTEA
- a CDS encoding ETC complex I subunit, with translation MTARIYRPARNAMQSGKGKSRNWVFVYEPEVARSIDPLMGYTSSSDMQQQIKLSFETLEEAEAYAKRNGIPYSVQAAHDATPKKVSYPDNFRSDRKTPWTH
- a CDS encoding TraB/GumN family protein; translation: MIGLSFAAPAVAAPALWKVSDADSSVWLFGSVHMLPPGTDWRTSYFDKVLAKADRVYLETDIGPEAQMRITPLSMELGFSTGGVLLSDRVPSDVIDRMRELANEYNVPMPLLLAMRPWMAATTLSVGVLADAGYDPNLGVEMIVTSEVPAERMGYLESPEDQIGILAGGSDEEQVAMLVATLDSAPAMQADIDAMIDAWLGGHPEGLGDAFMAQMGGYHEDTMARLIDIRNSNWVEQIETMLADNESAFLIVGAAHLIGDVSVVKMLEDKGFSAQRMQ